Proteins encoded together in one Neobacillus sp. FSL H8-0543 window:
- a CDS encoding site-specific integrase: protein MLSKALNDGIDWEFIEKNVAKGAKPPKPTKREMNTYSVEQLNFLLKTAKERTPVFYPIMYAAAHTGMRKSELIGLSWKNVDFHTRRLYIRQTITEANGQYFFNTLPKNERPRGVRLTAELAKLLESLKEEHEKQKRLLGDAFNPHNLVFCNSKGNIMAPSEISRALKRAIKAANLPDIRFHDLRHSHATILLKANVHPKIVSARLGHSKISVTMDTYSHLTDSIEGIAVDTLDTLLK, encoded by the coding sequence GTGCTCTCTAAAGCCTTGAATGACGGCATTGACTGGGAGTTCATCGAGAAAAATGTCGCCAAAGGAGCCAAACCTCCAAAGCCAACCAAAAGGGAAATGAACACCTACTCTGTCGAACAGCTTAATTTCCTGCTTAAAACGGCAAAAGAAAGAACACCTGTGTTTTATCCGATTATGTACGCTGCAGCTCATACAGGCATGAGGAAAAGTGAGTTAATTGGGCTCTCCTGGAAGAACGTCGACTTTCACACGCGAAGGCTCTATATTCGACAAACGATTACAGAAGCAAATGGACAATATTTTTTCAATACACTTCCAAAGAATGAAAGACCTAGAGGGGTAAGGCTAACGGCAGAGCTCGCAAAGCTACTAGAATCACTCAAAGAGGAACATGAGAAGCAAAAACGATTACTTGGTGATGCCTTCAATCCTCATAATCTCGTCTTTTGCAACTCTAAAGGGAACATCATGGCCCCTTCAGAAATCTCAAGAGCCTTAAAAAGAGCGATCAAGGCAGCTAATCTACCAGATATTCGCTTTCATGATTTGCGCCACTCACATGCAACGATCTTACTGAAAGCCAATGTTCATCCTAAAATCGTCAGCGCCCGTCTGGGACATTCCAAAATCTCCGTGACCATGGACACCTATTCCCATCTAACAGATTCGATTGAAGGAATTGCGGTAGATACCTTAGACACCCTACTTAAATAA
- a CDS encoding helix-turn-helix domain-containing protein: MKTTFELPAVLEVKHIQEFLGIGRSQAYLLVKSSSFHTVTVGKRILISKKSFLEWFEGMPAQTDMTTTLIEPTI; the protein is encoded by the coding sequence ATGAAAACTACTTTTGAATTACCAGCGGTGTTGGAAGTAAAACATATTCAAGAGTTTCTTGGAATTGGGCGCAGTCAAGCCTATCTGCTTGTCAAATCAAGCTCTTTTCATACGGTTACAGTCGGCAAGCGCATCCTTATATCCAAGAAATCATTCTTAGAATGGTTTGAAGGTATGCCTGCTCAAACTGATATGACTACTACTTTAATAGAACCCACAATCTAA
- a CDS encoding YfjI family protein — translation MLQQVSKKDLTEKDLELVAHYSEERHYFDEWDEPIKYDEHSLPEFNVDVFPAWLKNFVIAVAETTQTPAEMPSMAAISILSIALTKNYEINPYGDWVEPLNTYCLTLMGPANRKSSVFREMSSPVIQFQKEEANRLKLEAKKIDSTKRSLQKRIEHLEGSYAKNGDDNIFLEIAEAQQELDSLSEVYLPTYVSDDATPETIVTLMKQNRERLAVISAEAGLFDMVKGRYSGQVNLEVYLKGHTGDYLRVDRQGRTEILESPLLTIGLFGQPDSVRNLPPVFHGRGLMARFLYSSPKDFKGYRDVRPKSIPPEVRTKYINNIKLLMSQTVKEPVILRLNQDADSLFESFQKNIEIQLRDGGSLYEIPEWGGKLVGNIARIAALLHIAIQIDSTSGFIDLSMEINERTIKNAISLSDYFIEHAKAALGVMKVNGNTVEELDLLKVIYRKYRKNYDDTGLLSTPISYREIQQAVKSRFDSNKIKTILTVLEERGFVRIFLDEMSFSKPKYNLLVNPYLIKSSPFSPIPQKALGQ, via the coding sequence ATGTTACAACAAGTATCTAAGAAAGACCTAACCGAAAAGGACTTAGAATTAGTGGCTCATTACAGCGAGGAAAGACACTACTTTGATGAATGGGATGAACCAATAAAATACGACGAACATTCCCTTCCAGAATTTAATGTAGATGTATTCCCTGCTTGGTTAAAAAACTTTGTTATTGCTGTTGCAGAAACAACACAAACACCTGCTGAAATGCCCAGTATGGCAGCTATCTCAATCCTATCAATAGCTCTTACAAAGAACTACGAGATAAATCCGTATGGTGACTGGGTTGAACCTTTAAACACCTACTGCCTCACGCTAATGGGGCCCGCCAATAGAAAAAGCTCGGTTTTTCGCGAGATGAGCTCTCCAGTAATTCAATTTCAGAAAGAGGAGGCTAATCGTTTAAAGCTGGAGGCAAAGAAAATCGATTCGACTAAACGTTCTTTACAAAAAAGAATAGAACATCTTGAGGGTAGCTATGCCAAAAATGGTGACGATAACATCTTTTTAGAAATCGCCGAAGCTCAACAAGAGCTAGACTCTTTAAGCGAGGTCTATCTGCCAACATATGTATCTGATGATGCAACCCCGGAGACTATAGTTACGCTAATGAAGCAAAATAGAGAACGCTTGGCAGTTATTTCTGCGGAAGCTGGACTTTTCGACATGGTGAAGGGGCGGTATAGCGGCCAGGTAAACCTTGAAGTATACCTAAAAGGCCATACTGGTGATTATCTCAGAGTAGACAGACAGGGAAGAACGGAGATCCTTGAGTCTCCACTATTAACAATAGGATTGTTCGGCCAACCTGATTCGGTAAGAAATCTTCCTCCTGTTTTCCATGGCCGTGGATTAATGGCCCGCTTTCTCTATTCCTCTCCAAAGGACTTCAAGGGGTATAGAGATGTAAGACCCAAATCGATTCCACCAGAGGTCCGAACCAAATACATTAATAATATAAAACTCTTAATGAGCCAAACAGTGAAAGAGCCTGTAATACTGCGGTTGAATCAAGATGCAGACAGCTTATTTGAAAGTTTCCAAAAAAATATTGAAATACAACTACGGGATGGCGGCTCCTTATACGAGATACCAGAATGGGGCGGGAAATTAGTAGGAAACATCGCTCGAATTGCAGCACTTTTACACATCGCCATTCAAATTGACAGCACTTCGGGCTTTATCGATTTATCAATGGAGATTAATGAAAGAACAATAAAAAATGCTATTTCATTATCAGATTACTTTATAGAACATGCAAAAGCAGCCTTGGGGGTTATGAAGGTGAATGGTAATACGGTGGAAGAATTAGACCTTCTTAAGGTCATTTATAGGAAGTATCGGAAGAACTATGATGATACAGGTCTTCTTAGTACTCCTATCTCTTATAGGGAGATCCAACAAGCAGTAAAATCCCGTTTTGACAGCAATAAGATAAAAACGATATTAACAGTTCTTGAAGAGCGCGGATTTGTTCGAATTTTCTTGGATGAAATGTCATTTAGTAAGCCAAAGTACAATCTATTGGTTAACCCATATTTGATAAAATCTTCCCCATTTTCCCCAATACCTCAGAAAGCTTTGGGACAGTAG
- a CDS encoding CHC2 zinc finger domain-containing protein: MSTNICKEIKNHLSIAEALDRYTDANLSKAKIYKKQFNICCPWHADKNPSLTIYTESNTWHCWAGCGGGDVINLVAKSKNVSNDEAIKLLIKDLGINTTSFVQNSQEYKINRGLKEFNHTCKLYSCALHDLKISLLDEAKSLKDVYDLEQKGDVYHTLARIE, translated from the coding sequence TTGTCAACTAATATTTGCAAAGAAATTAAGAACCATTTATCTATTGCTGAAGCTCTGGATCGTTATACTGATGCTAATCTTTCCAAAGCAAAAATCTATAAAAAGCAATTTAATATTTGCTGTCCATGGCACGCAGATAAAAATCCTTCTCTAACTATTTATACCGAGAGCAATACCTGGCACTGTTGGGCAGGATGCGGCGGAGGTGATGTTATCAATTTGGTGGCAAAATCAAAAAATGTTTCAAATGATGAAGCTATCAAGCTATTAATTAAAGATTTAGGAATAAATACAACATCCTTTGTACAAAACTCCCAAGAATACAAAATTAATAGAGGCTTAAAAGAGTTTAACCATACCTGCAAGTTATATTCATGTGCTTTACACGACTTAAAAATTTCTCTACTAGACGAAGCCAAGTCGCTGAAAGATGTTTATGACCTGGAACAAAAGGGAGATGTTTACCATACTCTTGCTCGAATTGAATAA
- a CDS encoding terminase small subunit: MEELNKKQRMFADFYIQTGNATDSYLRAGYKAGGHSAEVNASRLLRNAEVLKYIKERNEQLDVDFIADITETKRFWTELLRDENADMKDRLKASEYIAKTNGAFVDKKEVKGAFDGIIEFGFIDPCKDN, from the coding sequence ATGGAAGAGTTAAATAAAAAGCAAAGAATGTTTGCAGATTTCTATATTCAAACAGGTAATGCCACTGATAGTTATTTGAGGGCAGGATACAAAGCTGGAGGACATTCAGCGGAAGTGAATGCAAGCCGTTTGCTGAGAAATGCTGAGGTTTTAAAATATATCAAGGAGCGTAATGAACAATTGGACGTGGATTTTATTGCTGATATAACGGAAACAAAGCGGTTTTGGACGGAACTCTTGAGGGATGAAAATGCTGATATGAAGGACCGGTTAAAGGCGTCGGAGTATATTGCTAAAACCAATGGTGCTTTTGTTGATAAAAAAGAAGTGAAGGGCGCCTTCGATGGAATAATAGAATTTGGGTTTATTGATCCTTGTAAAGATAATTGA
- a CDS encoding YHYH domain-containing protein: MKKFLLGLFCFVFISSVPLSVFAHSGRTDSGGGHYCWTNCSQYGLSYGQYHYHNGGSSSSGGNTTSVSNGWKLVNGKWYYYISGVKQYGWISYGGSWYWLDSTGSMKTGWAKTGYKWYYFNSNGAMKTGWFLDNSKWYYLASDGMATGWKSISNSWYFFDSSGIMKTGWLSSAGKWYYLKSNGAMQTGWATFSNQWYFFDNSGVMKTGWLKSGTGWYYLNSNGTMKTDWLQSGDKWYFLDRSSGKVLLSWQVIDGKTYYFYNSGVMAVNTVIEGVQIGADGVAITVDPTIENVRAIASEYGITVEPNAVDMEYDLYNGEEYIGSFSMDAFIYGDPAYGEMFKKIAIEMGVPATEAELNDLISQAKASETGEIITENIYILINETIYVISWVQ; this comes from the coding sequence ATGAAGAAATTCCTTTTAGGATTATTCTGTTTTGTGTTTATTTCATCAGTTCCATTATCCGTATTTGCACATTCTGGTAGAACGGATTCTGGTGGGGGACATTATTGTTGGACAAACTGTTCGCAGTATGGGCTTTCTTATGGACAATATCATTACCACAATGGAGGAAGTTCAAGTTCAGGCGGAAATACAACTAGTGTTTCAAATGGATGGAAACTGGTTAATGGAAAATGGTATTACTATATTTCTGGTGTAAAACAATACGGCTGGATTTCGTATGGTGGATCTTGGTATTGGCTTGATTCAACAGGAAGTATGAAAACAGGATGGGCAAAAACCGGCTATAAATGGTACTACTTTAATTCAAACGGAGCCATGAAGACTGGTTGGTTTTTAGATAATAGTAAATGGTATTACCTTGCCTCAGATGGGATGGCTACCGGATGGAAAAGTATTTCTAATTCGTGGTATTTTTTTGATAGTTCTGGAATTATGAAGACAGGATGGCTATCATCAGCTGGAAAGTGGTATTACCTAAAAAGCAATGGAGCTATGCAAACCGGTTGGGCAACTTTTTCAAATCAATGGTATTTCTTTGATAACTCAGGTGTAATGAAAACCGGTTGGTTGAAGTCTGGCACTGGCTGGTACTATCTAAATTCAAACGGAACAATGAAAACAGATTGGTTACAATCAGGAGACAAATGGTACTTCCTAGATCGTTCTTCTGGGAAAGTGCTTCTTAGCTGGCAGGTCATAGACGGAAAAACTTATTACTTCTATAACAGTGGAGTAATGGCAGTCAATACAGTTATTGAGGGTGTGCAAATTGGTGCAGATGGAGTAGCAATTACAGTTGATCCTACAATAGAAAATGTTAGAGCAATTGCTTCAGAATATGGGATAACAGTAGAGCCTAATGCAGTTGATATGGAATATGACTTATACAATGGAGAAGAATACATTGGAAGCTTTTCAATGGATGCATTTATCTATGGAGATCCTGCTTACGGAGAAATGTTTAAAAAAATAGCTATTGAAATGGGTGTACCAGCTACAGAAGCTGAGCTAAACGATTTAATATCGCAAGCTAAAGCTTCTGAAACAGGTGAAATCATAACAGAAAATATCTACATTTTAATTAATGAAACTATATATGTAATTTCATGGGTACAATAA
- a CDS encoding site-specific integrase — MVKEVQDVQPIRNLKKLEDMKWSLKRHCSDRDHMMFLLGINTGLRVSDLLQLKVKDLKGKRKVIVKEGKTDKPRTIHLHNIYEELNDYIKKLDSEWLFPSRKGNKPITRIQAYRQLNKAADMCDIAEGIGTHTMRKTFGYWYYKQSKDIATLQTILNHSHPEITLRYIGITDEEIENSLQSFKL; from the coding sequence ATGGTTAAAGAAGTTCAAGATGTACAACCGATTCGAAATTTGAAAAAACTGGAGGATATGAAGTGGAGTTTAAAGCGGCATTGTTCCGACCGTGACCACATGATGTTTCTGCTGGGGATAAATACAGGCTTACGAGTTAGCGATTTGTTGCAGCTCAAAGTAAAGGATTTAAAAGGCAAAAGGAAAGTGATCGTGAAGGAAGGAAAAACTGACAAGCCCAGGACTATCCATTTACATAACATCTATGAGGAATTGAACGACTACATCAAAAAGCTGGATAGTGAATGGCTGTTTCCTAGCAGAAAAGGCAATAAGCCCATAACACGAATACAGGCTTATAGACAGCTAAATAAAGCCGCTGATATGTGTGACATAGCGGAGGGTATCGGAACGCATACCATGCGAAAAACCTTTGGTTACTGGTATTACAAGCAAAGCAAAGATATAGCAACACTACAAACTATATTGAATCACTCACACCCCGAAATCACTTTAAGGTATATAGGTATCACGGATGAAGAAATAGAAAATAGCTTACAATCATTCAAGCTATAA